A segment of the Marinobacter arenosus genome:
TTCAGGGCGGCTCGTACCCAAAGCATTACCATAGCCAGCCTCATGATAATGAAGCCGATTAAGACCAGGATAAACTCAGTTTCTGTAAAAATTTCTCTAATTCCGGCGGCCATGATAAGGGCCCCGGTCATAATCACAAAGGTCAGGACTCGGTAGAGGGCGTCGTCATTGTCATAAGCAGATGCGAACCACGTATGATTCATCCAAGCCCACCAGATGCAAAAGAAGGCGGCAAAGTATTTGACTAGCCCTTCCAGAACATGGGCCTCCGAAATGGAATGGTGTAAGCCAGCGGCTGCTGCCGCTATTGCGATAACGGAAACCAGGTCATAGAAAAGTTCGAGAGGCGTAGCCTGCCTGTGGGCTGCATTACTATCCCTTGGGGATAGTGCAGATAAACTCGAAGCAATGTAGCTCTTGAAACCTGCCAATGGCCCTTTCCCCCCGAGATACAAATGCAAACTGGCATTTTGTTGGTCGACCAAGAGTCATTAAATGCTAGACAAAGACTCGAGGCAATGCGGTTTAAGTGTCATTCTAGCGGGGCGAAACAGTTTTGCCCCGATCTGACCCAAACATGAAATCCCTAACTTTTAACGCTTTTGTTTAGCGGCGCCCCGACAGGGGGCGTCCGGTGGAGGCCGGAGGCCAGAACGAACTACAACAACTTGTTATGGGCCCTAGCACTCCAGCGCGAGTCAGAGAGCATTAATCACCACAGCGATCCCACCGATACTCAATAGCGCGCCATAGAACAAGGCCATTTTGTCACTAGCTGGAGCCGAAAAATGTTGGCAAATGAACAAAAATGGCTTCGCGAACGCCGCCTGCTGAAAAACATAAGATGCGAAAAAACCGATTCCTAAAACCAACATCAAAACCCCAGACCAAGTGGGGCCGCCAACATGCACAACAAGAGAGGCTTCATCAGGGCGACTGAAAAACAGAAACCAAATCGCGAATGCAAAGAATACTGCTATCCCAATGTAAAAAGCGGGGTGCTTCATTCTCAATTCAACCTACGCCCATAACAGCTTATTAGTTTGAATTCGCACTAAACCCAGTCGGCTCTTTCAATCTAGACCTGAATCACAGTTCGAATTTCCGATCCATTTCAAAGGGATACTAGCTGCCTTTCCAAGATTCTGCGAACCCGGGCTCTGTCAAAAGTTTGCACGCGGCTTATCTGTGCACATTTCCGCAAGTTAAATCTAGGGGGCTGAAAAAGTTCTTTTCTAAAACAATGACCTACAAGGGTGGCTTGTGAAAAGTGCGCAGCACTGTGCAAATTAAACCGCAAGCATTTTGCGGATTTCAGGTGCTTTTCATTATATGCCCATAAATTCTACAGGCATCTTTGCCGACAACGCCCTCACAGAAACTCAGGTTTAGACCAATTCCTTAGCTCCAGAGAGGATGGCTTTCTTAGGTCTGAACCGGGAAAACGGGCTTGGATTGAGTGCGAGGCGAATGTTCGCTTTTGTTTAGTAGCCGCCCTTGCTCGTTTTGAGAGTGAGGGTCGTAACTCGCGAGTCATCTGAGCTGATCCAAGCCATCCCGGCACTCAATCACGGATTCACTAGTGAATAATCCTTCACAGATCCCTGTCAGGGCGGCTTGGAATCAGATAATCCGCGAGAACCGCTGGCTGGCGCCTTCCTTACGATACAGATCAAAGATCTGGCAGATGGCGCGAATCAACAATCGGCCGGATGGCAGAACCTGCAGGACGTTCCCCTCGTCGGCCACCAGCTCGTCTTTCACCATCGGCGCCAGACGACGCAGTTCGTCGGCGAAATAGCGGTCGAACTCCTCGCCCCACTCCGCAGCAAACTGCTGGCGATCAAGTCGGAACTGGCAGATCAGTTGGCCAATCACCCAGCGGCGGATGCGGTCGTCCCGGCTCAGGCCAACACCCCGGGTAATGGCCAGTTGGCCCGCATCGATAGCCGCTTCCCAGGCTGGCAGGTCGTGGTTGTTCTGGAAGTACGCATCGTCGGTCTGGCCGATGGCGGAAACCCCGAGGGACACCAGATCACAGTCGGAATGGGTGGTGTAGCCCTGGAAGTTCCGGTGCAGACGCCCCGCCCGCTGGGCCACCGCCAGGCTGTCGTCCGGCTTGGCGAAGTGGTCCATGCCGATGTACTCGTACCCGGCCTCGAGCAGGCGGTTGATGGTGTTGTGCAGGATCGTCAGCTTCTGCTGGGGCGTGGGCAGGGTATCCGACAGAATACGGGTTTGCGGATAGAACCGGTCCGGCAGATGCGCGTAGCTGAACACCGACAGACGGTCGGGTGACATCTCGATCACCGCCTCCAGGGTCTCGGCAAAGCTCTCCGGCGTCTGGTGTGGCAGGCCGTAGATCAGGTCCAGGTTGATGGAGCGGAAACCGATCCGACGGGCCTCCTGGAGCACCGCTTCGGTCATCTCCCTTGGCTGGATGCGGTTTACCGCTTTCTGCACCTTCGGATTCACATCCTGGACACCCAGGCTGATGCGATTAAAACCCAGATCCCAGAGGGTCGGCAGGGTATCCTGGTCCACCTCCCGGGGATCGATTTCCACGCTGTAGTCCCGATCGGCCCCGGTCTTCAGGTTGAACAGTTCCCCGTAGCCCGCCATCAGATGCGCCATCACATCTTTCGGCAGAAACGTGGGCGTGCCACCACCCCAGTGCAGCTGCTTGACCGGCCGATCGGCGCCAAACAGGCGGG
Coding sequences within it:
- the hemN gene encoding oxygen-independent coproporphyrinogen III oxidase, whose translation is MASETAVAAAANDLPAFIWDDALIRRYDLSGPRYTSYPTAVEFTSDYTVEDMVQAAARSKASGRPLSLYTHLPFCAHLCYYCACNKVITKKRDKAMPYVERLLKEAAIQSRLFGADRPVKQLHWGGGTPTFLPKDVMAHLMAGYGELFNLKTGADRDYSVEIDPREVDQDTLPTLWDLGFNRISLGVQDVNPKVQKAVNRIQPREMTEAVLQEARRIGFRSINLDLIYGLPHQTPESFAETLEAVIEMSPDRLSVFSYAHLPDRFYPQTRILSDTLPTPQQKLTILHNTINRLLEAGYEYIGMDHFAKPDDSLAVAQRAGRLHRNFQGYTTHSDCDLVSLGVSAIGQTDDAYFQNNHDLPAWEAAIDAGQLAITRGVGLSRDDRIRRWVIGQLICQFRLDRQQFAAEWGEEFDRYFADELRRLAPMVKDELVADEGNVLQVLPSGRLLIRAICQIFDLYRKEGASQRFSRII